The Myripristis murdjan chromosome 4, fMyrMur1.1, whole genome shotgun sequence region CCACTGCTGACAGCACCTCCTGCAGTTTTGACCATGTTGCGCCACTGCCCCCTAGAGGGAGAAAAGTAGAGGTGCAAAcagtttttaatttgtgattgttgaatcatatttgttttggttcatCTTAACTGCAGCACAGTTCAGCACAGCTGAGCACATGCATCATGGATGGTGCGgcacaaaaaattacaagatcTGTGAGGAAGTCTTTGATTTAGGCAATAAGGCAGTTCTTACTCAGTGACCTTACATACAGGAGGATGTCATTTACAGTAGTATACAGCCACCAAAATAGTTTTACCATCACaacaataattttaaaaaatggatatGGAGATAGATTAAGTGTGAGAAGttacttttgctgttttcagcttGTTGTTCATCAACGCCTAGGCATACTTTGACTTGTTGTCTTTTACAGATCAAGAACAAATCTGTTGAATAATACAGGAGTTGCCCTTTtggaaagtaaaataaagtactTTTTGGTTTTGcctggtaaagaaaaaaagtgcacagTATCAAGATTCATAAGGGATGACTGAATGCAGAAGTGTGAAACCTGTGCCAACCTCTTTTTGTTCCTGGAGGTTTGGATGTGGCAGCAGAAGCAGTTTTTCTCTCTGGACCAGAGGAGACCAGCCTGTGGGACAGGAGGTCAGGAACCACAGGTCTGGATGGGCCTCGTGGTTTAAGGTCCCCTGGATCACTGAGGAACAACagcatcatttattcattcttttaaaaatgaactaTGGTGGAGGACTACATGAGAGCAAACAATGTAGGTTTCTCAGTTGCCACCAAAGCACTGTTCTGGTTGAAGGAACCTTTCACAGTCATATGCATCTTAGTGAagccacagtggtgtgtgttccacatataaataaatccaCACATCTCATACAGCTCAATGATTTTACCTTGGTGCCTTTAGTGCCCCCATTTTCTTGTTCAGGTCAGCGATGATGCTGAGCAAAGTGGCCACTTCGGCCTCACACTGGGCCACCTCCGCTGGAGAAGGTTCAGGGTTTGCCGCAGCGTCAAAGCCCACAGGGTCAAAGGTTATATGGTCAAGTGGGGCTGTTACCTCTCTGCCACGGCTGGACCCAGAGTCCAGGCTTGCACACCTGACAAGTTCAGtatcctgcagagagacagggatgtGCTTGGATGATTTGGATCCTGGGGTTGCTGCACCCTCAGAGCTTGAATTGTCAAAATGAGACTGATTCAAGTCATTATTTTAGCAGCATTTAGTCGTTTGTCATGGATAAACTTAGCTGAATGATCCATCAGAGTGTATTCATATGCAAGAAGTCTGTTATGCTTTTGAAACGGAGATTATTGTTGGGCTTTTTAACAGCTATTGTTCTGAGCAGCGGAAACTGAGGAAACTAAAACATCCTGAAACTAAACTTCCTGCTCAGAAAGCATTTGCGGCACAAACCGTCTTTTGTTGCATTCTGAAACTGTCGGCTAAGTGCCCCAGATCTACAATGTGAGCTGAGAATAAATGTCACATTCTTTAATTCTGCTGTAACCTAGATCAATAGCctgcaaatatgcaaaaaaaaaaaagtttttaacttaaatatttttatCACAAAAATTGCAGACAACCACCTGATCAAATGATTGGTCAGATCAGGATAAAattcaaaaatcacattaaacaCACGAGAATTTGCCTCAGTGACAGATATTGCTATCACACAGCTGTCGCGGCACTATCTCACACCAAGAATCACACAATTTCTTATAGTTCTAACATTTTCCAGATAATATATTTTACACACTGTGAGTCTTAGACGTGTGTTCAGCTTATACTTGATGAGGTATGCCCACTGTTCTCAATGGATCTGACAGGTTTACTTTCCAGGTGATGCAACACTCAGCACATGAAGTCACACATTTCTAAGCCAATCATAATAACACTTGATGATAACCTACCTCCATATTTCAGATCTCGGTGTCAGCAGCAGTGATTCAGTGCCCGTTCCTGCTGTTTCCTGTCCACAAACATGTGAAAACGTGCACAGCTGTAAGGTCGCTGCTGTCCTGTTGTGTGACTGCAGCTTTACTGTCCTGTTCGCCTGTCCCGTCcacagtctctttctctctccctccccttggTCTCTCTCTGACCACGTTACTGTGTTGTGGAGGCTTTGTGTTCTGTTCAGGATATCTCTGAGACAGATAGTGTTTAGTGTGGTGAATGAAGCAAGTGGAAAACTTTCACATAGTCATCCCCACCCATTCCCTGTCACATTGTATCCCTTCCTGTTTTGTCCAGGGATTGTTACCTAACACGCATACCACCACTGGTGTAATCTGTATCCTCAGGctaaaaataattgaaatataTAACATGAAATGTACTTttagatatacatatatgtagTTGCAGTTAATTTGCTTGGCttaatattgataatatttATGGTAAATGTGTGATAAACCATGAGTGACCAAACTTTGCAGTTACATTGGAAATCTCACACACCACTCAGCTATaataacatacagtatttatgtTTTGGACTGTAATTCAattaatattatgatattaatGTCCCCTTGTCCTTTCATCCAAACAAATGAGATAAAATTTCTGATTCTTCTCTATTCTTCTCTATGCAgctatatattgttattattattatttgttatttccaGTATCAGTAGCTGATTGTCCATTAACCTGAAGCCATATTGAACctttacatacatacacaagaaagagacaggaggaaTGACAAATGTTAAGAAAAGTCTGCTCTATACAAATTATCTGCATTTGTATAGGATGGTGGAACAGGATGAGGGactttaaatatgttaaatgtgCAGGAAATTTTCTCAAAACACTTATTTGACAAATCTCAAAATTATACTGACTGACCCAAAGGGGGCGCTGTGGAAACAGAGAGACCCTTGCGACTGAATGGTGAGGTCTGCATCATTCAgtatgtttcctttttttttttttttttttaccactacTCCTACTAATACTAAGCTACACACTACTACACCTCATCTACTATCACTAATAAAAAATACTACTATTACCTTTACTACTAACTACTTTTAGTGCTACTAAAAGTACCACTTCACTAATAAAGGGTTTATATGTTCAGTTAAACACagcatgtttcatatttttcactCCGTTTCTGCTCAGAAATTATAGTAACTGATGGAGATTATTATGTTTAGTAACAAGGTTATAAGAAAGAACATGGGACTTgaactacattacccataatgcTATGGGTCATTGCCGTTCCTCATTCGTCTACTTCCGGGGAGGAAGTTTGTCCCGttcaaaacaaatgttagcTCGTTCATAAGATATTTTTCAACTTTCAGTGAGTTATGCGCTGTTTCAAAATATAGAAGCGCTGCTCTTATTAAGAACGTAAGTCTGGTTGTTCGTtttaacattaaacatttaaCACCTGGAGAGCTGGtagttttaatctgttttttgttggaaGTCGCTAATGCTAAAAGCTAAGACTGCTACTGCGTTGTCATCTATTAGACATCACATTGTCCAAAGAACAGCCTGTATTTACATTAGTCTGCTCGACACATAGTTTACAGCAGGGAACcagtgtttttcctttaattatcCAAGCTGTAAAGCATCACTGATATGATAAACTCAGGCTGTCTCAGTTACATACAGTGATTTCTGCTCGAGTTAGGTACAGCCAAAACTTAATTATGCGCTGTTTTGAAGCAGCTTGTAATCGTTTAGGATTAGGGTTGGGATCTAAATGTAGACTTGCAATGATAAAGTCAGCGTATGTTTGTATGTGGGGTGTAGACTGCACACTTCTGAGCTGCTCTCCTGTGCCCATTCAGTTTCAATGGTTAGTTGTAAATGACTCTACCAGAGACCAGATGGTGCATCTTCATTGTTGTTactcttttctgtttatttgcgTTGGACTAAAACATCTATATGTATGTAAAGAAACCCGATGACCCAGCCAGCCAATGAAATTCACAATCTCCATTTCCCTAGCGACCTGTGTATCCATGGAGACCCCAGAGCCCGGCCCAGCAGACGGAGAGGAGCGCATGGTGGAGCTGCGACCACGGACACGCTCCAACCCTGAAGGTGCTGAGGACCGTCGCAGCAGCACCGGCAGCCTCGGAGGCAACAGTAACCCCAACACCCCTCAGCCTGCGGTGGGCAGCCGCGTCGAGGGCGAAGGGGAGGCCTCGACCAGCGACAGTCCCCCTAGCTCCACCACCACGACTGTCTCGGCGGCCACAGCCCAGACCGCTGCCCCGGCCGCGGCGGGGGGGACTGCAGCCAATGCCTCGGTGCCACTTTCGACTGCCGCTGTTGCAGCTAAAGAGAGGCCGAAGCCCACACAGCAGCCCCCGCTCACGACTCCCATCCCCCCTCCAGAGTACCACCTCAGAGCCCCCCGCGTCAACTGCCCGGAGAAAGTGGTAAACCTGCATGACAGTTTTGATGCTTGATATCTTGCATGTAATTTAAGACTCATTTGTGCAGTTGCAGTTGCAGCCGATATGGATCATGCTGTGTCTGCAGGTGTGAAATACAGGTGTTTTCAGTAACCCTCTGATGTTCCTCACGTCAGATCATCTGCTTAGACCTCTCAGAAGAGATGTCTTTACAGAAGTTGGAGTCTTTTAATGGGTAAGCTGCAGTTACTTTGGTTTTTGTTAAGTAGTCTGTCATACCTGTTGTGAATCACAGAGAAGAATCTAAGAGAAGTTTAGACATCATCTGGGATTCCTAATATTGTAATAGTAATAtggcaggtttttgttttttactggttttaaacactgcattacaataaaggggtgcagttttctgaacctGTTAGATCGCTGTAGCTCCTCTTTTAATTGCCTGCTTGGCCATCACAGCCGCATCACCAATGATTCTTTATGAATAATGTTGTAGCTGTCTCATGGCACCACCGGTAATTATCCCTACAATAACTTTATTCAAAAATAGCCAACGATATTGTGTTGATTTTATCCCCCAGCCCCACTGTGTAGTTTTGAGTTTGATTTGATGGTTATGTGGCcaatttctttgtctttctatCCAGATCTAAAACCAACGCCCTGAACATATCTCAGAAGATGATCGAGATGTTTGtcagaacaaaacacaagattGACAAGCGGCACGAGTTTGCTTTGGTTGTGGTGAATGACGACGCTCTCTGGGTGAGTCCAGGAGCTTTTTAATCTGCACACAATGTCAGGCAGAAACTCTTCCATCTGTGTAGTATAGTTCACACTTCAATTTAATATTATCCTCTTctctcatttgtgtgtgtgtgtgtgtgtgtgtgtgtgtgtgtgtgtgtgtcagctgtcagGTTTTACCTCGGACCCACGGGAGTTGTGCAGTTGTCTGTATGACCTGGAGACCAACGTATGCGAGTCATTCAGTATCCTTTTACTTAAAACTGATTCTTAAACACTGTCGCCTGTCATCTTtctgaatataaaatatttctttccattattaaaaaaaaaaaaaatcaaatcagcacacagagacagaaacctCGGCCAAGCTGTATAATCCCTTACGtcaacataacacacctgcatCTTTCCATGAAGCTTTGATATTgcccaaaatgtgaattttgaccTCTGGGTGACCTTGGCCTTGGTCTTTGACCTAGACACCTAGAAAAATTTAAACAGCTTATCCTTCACTTATTACCACTCTGCCCATGAAGTTGGATTCAAATCCCTCCATTAGCTTTTGATGACCTCATCAGCATGACCTCCATCCACTTTTGATGATAAATTTGTGACGGCTGTGGTTTTTCC contains the following coding sequences:
- the babam1 gene encoding BRISC and BRCA1-A complex member 1, with product METPEPGPADGEERMVELRPRTRSNPEGAEDRRSSTGSLGGNSNPNTPQPAVGSRVEGEGEASTSDSPPSSTTTTVSAATAQTAAPAAAGGTAANASVPLSTAAVAAKERPKPTQQPPLTTPIPPPEYHLRAPRVNCPEKVIICLDLSEEMSLQKLESFNGSKTNALNISQKMIEMFVRTKHKIDKRHEFALVVVNDDALWLSGFTSDPRELCSCLYDLETNVCESFNLEDLLNVIRQKIELPMMENVQTIPPPYVVRTLLIYSRHAGQLQFNPSEAVSKMLQSPYFFFDVVYLHNGAEEQGDESSWRENYTSFCNLDSKGMCYRFEVSLSGPAIELHNCMAKLLSHPLQRPFQSHASYSLLEGDDPQDIEATV